One region of Faecalibacter bovis genomic DNA includes:
- a CDS encoding ABC transporter ATP-binding protein — protein MSSNKTEKSFDFTGLKRVIALGLSQSKGLFLTVIFIAVFSACFSVYRPYLTGDVIDNYILNKDLLGLKSEIIKLIVILVFEGVLAFFTVYLANVVAQRVIRELRVRLYNHLIKFKLGYFDKTPNGVLVTRSVSDVETIAEVFNDGILVLLGDALKIIFIVAMMYYMNWVLATIVIVILPLMMIITRYFQKALKDVYQDERTLVAKLNTFVQERLTGMNIIQVFNRQQAEYDKFVSINNDLKKNYLKTVLYFSLLFPVVDIVSALATGSLIWFGGLRTAVAGDVTVGNLIAFTQFITMLTTPMRAIAERFNSIQRGLVGADRVFNILDADETLPDKGTKKLEKVKGIIEFENVVFSYVPNNPVLKGINLTTKPGETIAIVGSTGAGKSTIINLLSRFYDIDSGSIKIDGIDIYDMDLVNLRKHVAVVLQDVFLFNTTIFDNIVLGNDKITLDEVKSAAKVIGIHDFIESLPKGYYSEVSERGSTLSVGQRQLISFLRAYIYNPEILVLDEATSSIDTNSEEMIQRATEKLTEGRTSIIIAHRLATIQKADQIIVMDNGMIVEKGTHESLLAQKGYYSNLYEVQFSKINN, from the coding sequence ATGAGTTCAAATAAAACGGAAAAATCATTTGATTTTACAGGTCTAAAACGTGTAATTGCATTAGGTCTTTCACAAAGCAAAGGTCTGTTTTTGACTGTAATTTTTATTGCAGTCTTTAGTGCGTGTTTTTCTGTTTATCGTCCGTATTTAACAGGAGATGTTATTGATAACTACATCTTAAATAAAGATTTACTTGGTCTAAAATCAGAGATTATAAAACTTATAGTTATTCTGGTTTTTGAAGGAGTTCTTGCTTTTTTTACGGTTTATTTAGCTAATGTTGTGGCACAACGTGTCATACGAGAACTTCGTGTTCGTTTATACAATCATTTAATAAAATTTAAATTAGGCTATTTTGACAAAACTCCAAATGGTGTTTTAGTTACTCGTTCAGTTTCAGATGTCGAAACAATTGCAGAAGTTTTTAATGATGGAATTTTAGTGCTTCTGGGAGATGCGTTAAAAATTATATTTATCGTTGCGATGATGTATTATATGAACTGGGTTTTAGCCACTATTGTAATTGTTATTCTTCCATTGATGATGATTATAACACGTTATTTTCAGAAAGCTTTGAAAGATGTTTATCAAGATGAAAGAACGTTAGTTGCAAAGTTAAATACGTTTGTGCAAGAACGTTTAACAGGTATGAACATTATACAAGTTTTTAATCGTCAACAAGCAGAGTATGATAAATTTGTTTCAATCAATAACGATTTAAAAAAGAATTATTTAAAAACTGTTTTATATTTCTCATTACTGTTCCCAGTTGTAGACATTGTATCAGCTTTAGCAACAGGTAGTTTAATTTGGTTCGGAGGATTAAGAACTGCAGTTGCCGGTGACGTAACTGTTGGTAATTTAATTGCTTTTACACAATTTATTACCATGTTAACGACGCCAATGCGTGCAATTGCCGAACGATTTAATTCTATTCAGCGTGGTTTAGTTGGAGCAGATCGTGTATTTAATATTTTAGATGCAGATGAGACTTTGCCAGATAAAGGAACTAAGAAGTTAGAAAAAGTAAAAGGAATCATAGAATTTGAAAATGTTGTATTTTCTTATGTTCCGAATAATCCAGTTTTAAAAGGAATTAACTTAACAACAAAACCAGGAGAAACTATTGCAATAGTAGGATCAACAGGTGCTGGAAAATCAACAATTATTAATTTATTAAGTCGTTTTTATGATATAGATTCAGGTTCGATTAAAATCGATGGAATTGATATTTATGATATGGATTTAGTAAATCTTCGCAAGCACGTAGCGGTTGTTTTACAAGATGTGTTCTTATTTAATACCACAATTTTTGATAATATCGTTTTAGGTAATGATAAAATTACACTTGATGAGGTTAAATCTGCGGCGAAAGTAATCGGAATTCACGATTTTATCGAATCTTTACCAAAAGGATATTATTCTGAAGTTTCGGAGCGTGGAAGCACATTATCAGTAGGACAACGTCAATTAATTTCATTCTTACGCGCGTATATTTATAATCCTGAAATTTTAGTTTTAGATGAAGCTACTTCTTCGATTGATACAAATTCTGAAGAAATGATTCAGCGAGCTACAGAAAAACTAACGGAAGGAAGAACTTCTATAATTATTGCCCATCGATTAGCTACGATTCAGAAGGCGGATCAAATTATTGTAATGGATAATGGAATGATTGTTGAGAAAGGTACTCATGAGTCTTTATTGGCTCAAAAAGGTTATTATTCAAATCTTTACGAAGTACAATTTTCTAAAATTAACAATTAG
- a CDS encoding STM3941 family protein: protein MDIRYKQNNFKLSLFFIIFIILFSCCAVAIQNPDKYITVLTPSTIIVILVSISGLIVSPYLCYFLLKWIVQSKYGLRISEEGIYNNSYFLKNQFIPWKEIIDISNQNKPDEKRIKILVKKPLNYLEGSDVLTKFFMKMQIKSSGTPIYINPYFLKASKEELFETLIKEWEKRK, encoded by the coding sequence ATGGATATACGATATAAGCAAAATAATTTTAAATTATCATTATTTTTTATAATTTTTATTATTTTATTTTCTTGTTGTGCAGTAGCGATACAAAATCCTGATAAATATATTACTGTTTTAACGCCATCGACAATAATAGTTATTTTAGTAAGCATATCTGGTTTAATTGTATCTCCCTATCTTTGTTATTTTCTATTGAAATGGATCGTTCAAAGTAAATATGGACTTAGAATTAGTGAAGAAGGAATATATAATAACTCATATTTTTTAAAAAATCAATTTATACCTTGGAAAGAGATTATTGATATATCTAACCAAAATAAACCTGATGAAAAACGAATAAAAATATTAGTAAAAAAACCACTAAATTATTTAGAAGGTAGTGATGTTTTAACAAAATTTTTTATGAAAATGCAAATAAAATCTAGTGGCACACCTATCTATATAAATCCATATTTTTTAAAAGCATCCAAAGAGGAATTATTTGAAACATTAATAAAAGAATGGGAAAAACGCAAATGA
- a CDS encoding 3-oxoacyl-ACP synthase III family protein — protein sequence MPNQFIGVGNYIPSNVISNSHFKNHSFLNEQGEKLLQDNSILAAKLKQITGVEERRYANDDQVTSDLAYLAATEAINDSGIDPETIDYIIFAHNFGDIKFNTIQSDTVPSLAARVKHLLNIKNPYCVAYDILFGCPGWVEAVIQANTYINAGIAKRCLVIGAETLSRVIDPHDRDSMIYADGAGAVIIEKSQNDKGIISHLSASFANNEKDYLFYGRSYNNENCPNTKYIKMYGRKIYEFALSNVPQAMKKCLDDSDFSITDISKIIIHQANEKMDEAIISRFYRLFDQPVPDNIMPMVIQKLGNSSVATIPILLKMILNHEVENHQINEGDIVMFASVGAGMNINTFIYRF from the coding sequence ATGCCTAACCAGTTTATTGGTGTAGGAAATTACATACCCTCAAATGTAATTTCCAATTCGCACTTTAAAAATCATTCATTTTTAAACGAACAAGGTGAAAAATTATTACAAGACAATTCAATTCTAGCTGCAAAGCTTAAACAAATTACTGGAGTTGAAGAAAGAAGATATGCAAATGATGATCAAGTAACTTCCGATTTAGCTTATTTAGCAGCAACAGAAGCAATTAATGATTCAGGAATAGATCCTGAAACAATTGACTATATAATTTTCGCCCATAATTTTGGAGATATTAAATTTAATACAATTCAATCTGATACTGTACCAAGTTTAGCCGCTAGAGTAAAACACTTATTAAATATTAAAAATCCATATTGTGTAGCATACGATATATTATTCGGTTGTCCAGGATGGGTAGAAGCTGTAATACAAGCTAATACATATATTAATGCGGGAATTGCAAAAAGATGTTTGGTAATTGGCGCTGAAACTTTATCACGCGTTATAGATCCTCATGATAGAGATTCAATGATATATGCTGATGGTGCTGGAGCTGTAATAATCGAAAAATCTCAAAACGACAAAGGTATTATATCGCATTTATCAGCATCTTTTGCAAACAATGAAAAGGATTACTTATTTTATGGTAGATCATACAATAATGAAAATTGTCCAAATACTAAGTATATCAAAATGTATGGACGTAAAATATATGAATTTGCATTATCGAATGTTCCGCAAGCCATGAAAAAATGTTTAGATGATAGTGATTTTTCCATAACAGATATTAGTAAAATAATTATTCACCAAGCAAATGAAAAAATGGATGAAGCAATTATCAGTAGATTCTATCGACTATTTGATCAACCAGTACCTGATAATATTATGCCAATGGTCATTCAAAAATTAGGTAATAGTAGTGTAGCAACAATTCCTATACTTTTAAAAATGATTTTAAATCATGAAGTAGAAAATCATCAAATAAATGAAGGGGATATTGTTATGTTCGCATCAGTAGGCGCAGGGATGAACATCAATACTTTTATATATAGATTCTAA
- a CDS encoding cysteine-rich CWC family protein, which translates to MQKNCKRCQKDFECQTENILSCDCNEINLSNETKEYLSKTTYDCLCLDCLKEIESYNDLKNTYPFPQHPSQYKEGVHYYIEGQYWVFTNFYHYLKGNCCKNNCRHCAYGYK; encoded by the coding sequence ATGCAAAAAAATTGTAAACGTTGCCAAAAGGATTTCGAATGTCAAACTGAAAACATATTATCATGCGATTGTAATGAAATAAATTTAAGTAACGAAACAAAAGAATACCTATCCAAAACTACCTATGATTGTTTATGTTTAGATTGTTTGAAAGAAATTGAATCTTATAACGATTTAAAAAATACCTATCCATTTCCACAACATCCATCCCAATATAAAGAAGGTGTACACTATTACATTGAAGGACAATATTGGGTTTTTACAAATTTTTACCATTATTTAAAAGGGAATTGTTGCAAAAATAATTGCAGACATTGCGCCTATGGATACAAATAA
- a CDS encoding DUF3817 domain-containing protein, which yields MKNISEEQLKKWFRISCTWEAISCAILFLVAMPIKYQFGYVLQMPFAGIFHGFWFSAYLILLFVTRKFYKWDDEDFIFYIMFAFIPFATLSLHKKIEEK from the coding sequence ATGAAAAATATCTCGGAAGAACAATTAAAAAAATGGTTTAGAATCTCATGTACTTGGGAAGCTATAAGTTGTGCAATTTTATTTTTAGTTGCGATGCCAATTAAATATCAATTCGGTTATGTTCTACAAATGCCTTTCGCTGGGATTTTTCATGGATTTTGGTTTTCGGCCTATTTAATTTTGCTTTTTGTGACAAGAAAATTTTATAAATGGGACGACGAAGACTTTATCTTCTACATCATGTTTGCATTTATTCCTTTCGCAACATTATCACTACATAAAAAGATTGAAGAAAAATAG
- a CDS encoding calcium:proton antiporter has translation MHANNFLSKKLNLDLPLWTILCPIIAIVTLFTISSDSIFVSILLGVSLITAVLSAVHHAEVVAHKVGEPFGTIILALAITVIEVSLIVSLMISETGSTPSVLARDTVFAAIMIILTGIIGICLWVGSFRYREQNFIKQGVSTALITLIAISVLTLILPNFTTSERVGVYSESQLIFVAIISLILYGGFISLQTIRHRDYFLPQQCKDGTASELHVAPPNTQTTISSLILLVVALIAVVLLSKKLSPTIEELVFNLGAPKSLVGIIIATVILLPEGLAAFKAARQDRLQTSLNLALGSALASIGLTIPAVAIVCYFTGMQVTLGIDAKSVLLLVLSLFTVFLSLISGRTNIQQGIVLLVLFATYLFTTIVP, from the coding sequence ATGCACGCTAACAACTTTTTATCAAAAAAATTAAATTTAGACTTACCATTGTGGACAATATTGTGTCCAATTATAGCTATTGTTACTTTATTTACAATTTCAAGCGACAGTATATTTGTATCAATTTTATTAGGCGTATCATTAATTACTGCAGTATTATCAGCAGTTCATCATGCCGAAGTAGTTGCACATAAGGTAGGAGAACCTTTTGGTACAATAATTTTAGCATTAGCCATTACTGTAATTGAGGTTTCATTAATCGTATCTCTTATGATTTCTGAAACAGGAAGCACTCCATCCGTATTAGCAAGAGATACCGTGTTTGCAGCGATTATGATCATTCTGACCGGAATTATTGGTATTTGTTTATGGGTTGGAAGTTTTAGGTATCGTGAACAAAATTTTATAAAACAAGGTGTTTCAACTGCTTTAATTACACTGATTGCCATTTCGGTATTAACTTTAATTCTACCTAATTTTACAACTTCTGAAAGAGTTGGAGTATATTCTGAAAGTCAATTAATATTCGTTGCTATCATTTCATTAATATTATACGGAGGTTTCATATCATTACAAACTATTCGCCACCGCGATTATTTTTTACCTCAACAATGTAAAGATGGTACAGCATCAGAATTACACGTAGCGCCACCAAACACACAAACAACAATTTCATCTTTAATATTATTAGTTGTTGCTTTAATTGCTGTTGTTTTATTATCTAAAAAACTATCTCCAACAATAGAGGAATTAGTTTTTAATCTAGGAGCACCAAAATCGTTAGTCGGAATTATTATCGCAACTGTAATTTTATTACCTGAAGGTTTAGCTGCTTTTAAAGCTGCACGACAAGACCGTTTACAAACAAGTCTTAATTTAGCTTTAGGTTCTGCATTAGCATCCATAGGACTAACTATTCCGGCTGTAGCAATTGTATGTTATTTCACAGGCATGCAAGTAACTTTAGGTATCGATGCTAAATCAGTTTTATTATTAGTATTATCATTATTCACAGTGTTTTTATCACTAATTTCTGGTCGTACAAATATTCAGCAAGGTATCGTGTTATTGGTTTTATTTGCCACTTATCTTTTCACGACAATTGTTCCATAA
- a CDS encoding LysR substrate-binding domain-containing protein gives MTLVQLQYVLAVAEHKNFTIAAEKSFVTQPTLSMQIQKLEKELNIEIFDRTSHPIKITQIGEKIVSQAKIILMEANRMKHLVNEEKGLLEGDFVIGVIPTILPSLVPLFYKTFQKNNPKSNLIIKELQTDKIVKGIKDGSLDFGIVVSPLYEDQIVEKPLYYEPLVAYVPSAHRLHEQERILESDLDSSDLLILQEGHCFRNNVLALCDSTKMKLRPIKLESGSFEALIKLANDGYGMTLLPSLVAEDLPDNLKKNVKSFETPVPTREVSLIYHQSQLRDSFEKELVNTIQSILRGKIFLEKDAKLDSNLISLPKK, from the coding sequence ATGACATTAGTACAATTACAATATGTATTGGCGGTTGCAGAGCACAAGAATTTTACAATTGCAGCTGAAAAATCATTTGTTACTCAACCAACGTTAAGTATGCAAATTCAGAAGTTGGAGAAAGAGTTAAATATCGAGATTTTTGATCGTACATCACACCCTATCAAAATCACACAAATAGGAGAGAAGATTGTTTCTCAGGCTAAAATCATCTTGATGGAAGCCAATCGTATGAAGCATTTAGTAAACGAAGAAAAAGGTTTATTAGAAGGTGATTTTGTTATTGGAGTAATTCCTACGATTTTACCTTCATTGGTGCCGTTGTTTTATAAAACTTTTCAAAAAAATAATCCTAAGTCTAACTTAATTATTAAAGAGTTACAAACGGATAAGATTGTTAAAGGAATTAAAGATGGTTCTTTAGATTTTGGGATAGTTGTATCACCATTATATGAAGACCAAATTGTTGAAAAACCATTATACTACGAACCGTTAGTGGCTTATGTACCTTCGGCACATCGTTTACATGAACAAGAAAGAATTTTAGAATCTGATTTAGATTCATCAGATTTATTAATCTTACAAGAAGGACACTGTTTCCGTAACAATGTATTGGCATTATGTGATTCAACTAAAATGAAATTACGACCAATTAAATTAGAAAGTGGAAGCTTTGAGGCATTAATAAAATTAGCAAACGACGGATATGGTATGACTTTATTACCATCTTTAGTTGCTGAGGATTTACCTGATAACTTAAAGAAAAATGTGAAGAGTTTTGAAACTCCAGTTCCGACAAGAGAAGTTTCATTGATTTATCACCAATCTCAGTTAAGAGATTCTTTCGAGAAAGAATTAGTAAATACAATTCAAAGTATTTTAAGAGGAAAAATATTTTTAGAAAAAGACGCAAAATTAGATTCAAATCTAATCTCTTTACCAAAAAAATAA
- a CDS encoding T9SS type A sorting domain-containing protein, with protein MIRNFILFTLLLTLSTTSLYSQDSTSNELILNDDRYPNEPFLFDDLNYIIGSESIVTLRKVDLSQSTLFAESPTIRRVYKMDGALYFNPTQTTGAKLDSKPLNLYGSGNDSNKYYWRFRLKIKGKDGYQSSPRLVLTYSDGISESKNLNVFNSEEFLNYDVEVELGSKNITKFSIESDGNTNGFNIDEISIYTDAPIDNKTTFNGISWSLEEPDYFVDAVFDGQFIWNKNLQAKSLLIKSGSNIIINSGNKINLLNEIIVEEGANITFLENSYLIQIDDNASNVGEVTFVRKSTPMYRYSTNTWSSPVKNQNLFSFSPGTRENRFFKYQTLTDLWVNEGLNSSSIFEEGIGYGIYAPHYFSGYNNGTGTPQVFRGEFKGVPNNGTINVILDKYRDSNNQHLIGNPYPSPISLYAFLYLNEEYIDNVSIYKHQVPVDNYLGEYINEESQYVTFNLSGSSDPNLESNSFLLDVGQGFFAKTLDESMDKVVINFMNYFYRFDEDELSDFTETPIYYRNGTDLRVYDKFWISLSKDNQIIGNTLIGFSDLTTDDFDRRYDSKSFSGQSSDGIFSKINNQDYLIQSLSNYKNDKSIKLSYEIPTDGFYNIKLSKVQGIFQEENIYLKDNLTQQLIDLTEIANYEFFSEQGYNDTRFEIVFKSVLSSEELVYEKEVNIYTKNRDIILTSNSNKIFEFDMFTVEGKLFLKDRFIYNKRISNVPKGIYVIKVRNDDKQLTQKIIVN; from the coding sequence ATGATTAGAAATTTTATTCTCTTCACATTATTATTAACTCTTAGTACAACATCTCTTTATTCACAGGATAGTACTTCTAATGAATTAATTTTAAATGATGATAGGTATCCTAATGAACCATTCTTATTTGATGATCTGAATTATATAATAGGTTCAGAATCAATTGTGACTTTGCGAAAAGTAGATTTGTCACAATCAACTTTGTTTGCTGAATCACCAACTATTAGAAGGGTTTACAAAATGGATGGAGCATTGTATTTTAATCCGACTCAAACAACAGGTGCAAAACTTGATTCAAAACCTTTAAATCTTTATGGATCTGGTAACGATTCTAATAAATATTATTGGAGATTTCGATTAAAAATAAAAGGAAAAGATGGATATCAAAGTTCACCTCGCTTAGTATTGACTTATTCAGATGGTATTTCAGAATCAAAAAATTTAAATGTCTTTAATTCAGAAGAATTTTTAAACTATGATGTTGAAGTAGAATTAGGTAGTAAGAATATTACAAAATTTTCAATAGAGTCTGATGGGAATACGAATGGGTTTAATATAGATGAAATCTCAATTTATACAGATGCTCCTATAGATAATAAAACAACTTTCAACGGTATAAGTTGGTCATTAGAAGAACCAGATTATTTTGTAGATGCAGTTTTCGATGGCCAATTTATTTGGAATAAAAATTTACAAGCTAAATCATTATTGATTAAGTCTGGTTCTAATATTATTATAAATTCAGGAAATAAAATTAATCTATTAAATGAGATAATTGTAGAGGAAGGGGCAAATATCACTTTCCTAGAAAATTCATACTTAATTCAAATAGATGATAATGCATCTAATGTCGGAGAAGTAACATTTGTACGTAAAAGTACTCCAATGTATAGATATTCTACAAATACTTGGAGTAGTCCTGTAAAAAATCAAAACCTTTTTTCTTTTTCACCAGGTACAAGAGAAAATCGTTTCTTCAAATATCAAACTTTAACCGACTTATGGGTTAATGAAGGATTAAATTCAAGCTCAATATTCGAAGAGGGAATTGGTTATGGTATTTATGCTCCACATTATTTCTCAGGTTATAATAATGGAACTGGAACACCTCAGGTTTTTAGAGGTGAGTTTAAGGGGGTGCCTAATAATGGAACTATTAATGTAATTTTAGACAAATATAGAGATAGTAATAATCAACATTTAATAGGTAATCCTTATCCTTCTCCAATTTCTCTTTACGCATTTTTATATTTAAATGAAGAATATATCGATAATGTATCTATATATAAACATCAAGTGCCAGTTGATAATTATTTAGGAGAGTATATAAACGAAGAATCACAATATGTTACCTTTAATTTATCAGGTTCTTCGGATCCAAATTTAGAATCAAATTCATTTTTGTTAGATGTTGGTCAAGGTTTCTTTGCTAAAACTTTGGATGAATCAATGGATAAAGTTGTAATAAACTTTATGAATTACTTTTATCGTTTTGATGAGGATGAATTAAGTGATTTTACAGAAACTCCAATTTATTACAGAAATGGTACAGATCTTAGAGTTTATGACAAGTTCTGGATTTCACTTTCAAAAGATAACCAGATCATAGGTAATACATTGATAGGCTTTTCTGATTTAACAACAGATGATTTTGATCGTAGATATGATTCAAAATCCTTTTCAGGTCAATCCTCAGACGGAATATTTTCTAAAATTAATAATCAAGATTATTTGATTCAGTCATTATCTAACTATAAAAATGATAAAAGTATTAAGTTGAGTTATGAAATTCCCACTGATGGATTTTATAATATAAAACTTTCTAAAGTCCAAGGAATATTTCAAGAGGAAAACATTTATTTAAAAGATAACTTGACTCAACAATTAATTGATTTAACAGAGATCGCTAATTACGAATTCTTTTCAGAACAAGGCTATAATGACACAAGATTTGAAATTGTTTTTAAATCAGTATTGAGTTCAGAAGAATTGGTTTATGAAAAAGAAGTTAATATTTATACAAAAAATAGAGATATAATATTAACATCAAATTCAAATAAAATCTTCGAATTTGATATGTTTACAGTTGAAGGTAAGCTTTTTTTAAAAGATAGATTTATTTATAACAAAAGAATTTCTAATGTTCCTAAAGGGATTTATGTAATCAAGGTTAGAAATGATGATAAACAATTAACACAAAAAATAATCGTAAATTAA